A section of the Malus sylvestris chromosome 17, drMalSylv7.2, whole genome shotgun sequence genome encodes:
- the LOC126612180 gene encoding probable transcription factor GLK1 isoform X2 yields the protein MLLLSPLREGHHHHQLKDEKQLGDDGDVESSFAFNGGNNTVLDFPEFSGGMGMGNLLDSIDFDDLFVGIHDGDVLPDLEMDSEILDFSVPAPADDINTKTTPPPPSKEEEEVADDYYNTTKTRTTSSKVEDQEEEDLHGHGEVAAAAVSITSTNNNSGLNQNYSSSSTTTTPDHRGDQEIVSKRDDINQIRAAHRPSSGSTRRKSADHKLATKSSPAAQSKKSHGKRKVKVDWTPELHRRFVQAVEQLGVDKAVPSRILELMGIDCLTRHNIASHLQKYRSHRKHLLAREAEAASWTQRRQMYGAVAAAGGGAGAKSRRDIMMMNNPNWLNAPTMGFPSITSTTPPPMHHAQHYHQLIRPLHVWGHPTMDQSMMHTWPPKHHLPHHFPSPVLPPPPPAPAHAWPPGPPPPPDASYWHHPHSHHQRALDSPTPGAPCFPRQQLVAPTRFPTPPVPGIPPHAMYKVEPAGIAAPTPPQSGPHLLLDFHPSKESIDAAIGDVLSKPWLPLPLGLRPPATDTVMVELQRQGVQKFPPSCA from the exons ATGCTTCTTTTATCACCTTTGAGGGAgggtcatcatcatcatcagctCAAAGATGAAAAACAGTTAGGTGATGATGGTGACGTGGAGAGTAGTTTTGCTTTTAATGGCGGAAATAACACAGTGCTTGATTTCCCAGAGTTTTCGGGAGGAATGGGAATGGGGAATCTGCTGGATAGCATCGACTTCGATGACCTCTTCGTTGGCATCCATGACGGAGACGTCTTGCCGGATTTGGAGATGGACTCGGAAATACTTGACTTTTCAGTTCCAGCACCCGCCGACGATATCAACACAAaaacaacaccaccaccaccatccaaagaggaagaagaggttGCTGATGATTACTATAATACTACAAAGACTAGGACGACGTCGTCCAAAGTGGAAGaccaggaggaggaggatttGCATGGACATGGTGAGGTTGCTGCAGCCGCAGTTAGTATAACGAGTACTAATAATAATTCAGGGTTGAATCAGAATTACTCCAGCTCCAGTACTACTACTACTCCGGATCATCGAGGAGATCAAGAAATAGTGAGTAAAAGAGATGATATTAATCAAATTAGGGCAGCTCATCGTCCCTCCTCCGGATCCACCCGAAGAAAATCAGCTGACCACAAATTAGCAACAAAGTCTTCACCCGCAGCCCAATCCAAAAAGTCTCATGGGAAGCGAAAAGTTAAG GTGGATTGGACACCAGAACTGCACAGGAGGTTCGTGCAAGCAGTAGAGCAACTAGGGGTGGATAAGGCAGTCCCTTCTAGGATTCTAGAGCTTATGGGAATAGATTGTCTCACTCGCCACAATATTGCTAGCCACCTTCAA AAATATCGGTCGCATAGGAAACATTTGCTAGCCCGTGAGGCAGAGGCAGCTAGCTGGACCCAGAGACGGCAAATGTATGGGGCAGTAGCTGCTGCCGGAGGAGGAGCAGGAGCCAAGAGTAGAAGGGACATCATGATGATGAATAACCCTAATTGGCTTAATGCACCCACCATGGGTTTCCCTTCGATAACTAGTACTACACCTCCTCCCATGCATCACGCTCAGCACTACCACCAGTTGATCAGACCCTTACATGTGTGGGGTCACCCCACCATGGACCAATCCATGATGCACACGTGGCCGCCAAAGCATCATCTTCCCCACCATTTCCCATCTCCAGTACTACCACCTCCTCCACCAGCTCCTGCACATGCATGGCCTCCTGGTCCGCCACCTCCTCCAGACGCTTCGTACTGGCACCACCCTCACTCTCACCACCAGCGT GCTCTGGACTCACCAACTCCAGGAGCACCATGTTTTCCAAGGCAGCAGTTGGTTGCTCCGACG AGATTTCCCACCCCACCTGTCCCAGGCATTCCACCACATGCCATGTACAAAGTTGAACCTGCAGGCATTGCTGCCCCCACTCCACCACAATCTGGTCCTCACCTTCTTCTCGATTTTCATCCG TCAAAAGAAAGCATAGATGCAGCTATTGGAGACGTTTTATCGAAACCGTGGCTCCCTCTTCCTCTTGGCCTAAGACCTCCCGCTACCGATACTGTCATGGTGGAGCTACAACGACAGGGAGTTCAGAAATTTCCACCCTCCTGTGCTTGA
- the LOC126612180 gene encoding transcription activator GLK1-like isoform X3, translated as MLLLSPLREGHHHHQLKDEKQLGDDGDVESSFAFNGGNNTVLDFPEFSGGMGMGNLLDSIDFDDLFVGIHDGDVLPDLEMDSEILDFSVPAPADDINTKTTPPPPSKEEEEVADDYYNTTKTRTTSSKVEDQEEEDLHGHGEVAAAAVSITSTNNNSGLNQNYSSSSTTTTPDHRGDQEIVSKRDDINQIRAAHRPSSGSTRRKSADHKLATKSSPAAQSKKSHGKRKVKVDWTPELHRRFVQAVEQLGVDKAVPSRILELMGIDCLTRHNIASHLQKYRSHRKHLLAREAEAASWTQRRQMYGAVAAAGGGAGAKSRRDIMMMNNPNWLNAPTMGFPSITSTTPPPMHHAQHYHQLIRPLHVWGHPTMDQSMMHTWPPKHHLPHHFPSPVLPPPPPAPAHAWPPGPPPPPDASYWHHPHSHHQRQRFPTPPVPGIPPHAMYKVEPAGIAAPTPPQSGPHLLLDFHPSKESIDAAIGDVLSKPWLPLPLGLRPPATDTVMVELQRQGVQKFPPSCA; from the exons ATGCTTCTTTTATCACCTTTGAGGGAgggtcatcatcatcatcagctCAAAGATGAAAAACAGTTAGGTGATGATGGTGACGTGGAGAGTAGTTTTGCTTTTAATGGCGGAAATAACACAGTGCTTGATTTCCCAGAGTTTTCGGGAGGAATGGGAATGGGGAATCTGCTGGATAGCATCGACTTCGATGACCTCTTCGTTGGCATCCATGACGGAGACGTCTTGCCGGATTTGGAGATGGACTCGGAAATACTTGACTTTTCAGTTCCAGCACCCGCCGACGATATCAACACAAaaacaacaccaccaccaccatccaaagaggaagaagaggttGCTGATGATTACTATAATACTACAAAGACTAGGACGACGTCGTCCAAAGTGGAAGaccaggaggaggaggatttGCATGGACATGGTGAGGTTGCTGCAGCCGCAGTTAGTATAACGAGTACTAATAATAATTCAGGGTTGAATCAGAATTACTCCAGCTCCAGTACTACTACTACTCCGGATCATCGAGGAGATCAAGAAATAGTGAGTAAAAGAGATGATATTAATCAAATTAGGGCAGCTCATCGTCCCTCCTCCGGATCCACCCGAAGAAAATCAGCTGACCACAAATTAGCAACAAAGTCTTCACCCGCAGCCCAATCCAAAAAGTCTCATGGGAAGCGAAAAGTTAAG GTGGATTGGACACCAGAACTGCACAGGAGGTTCGTGCAAGCAGTAGAGCAACTAGGGGTGGATAAGGCAGTCCCTTCTAGGATTCTAGAGCTTATGGGAATAGATTGTCTCACTCGCCACAATATTGCTAGCCACCTTCAA AAATATCGGTCGCATAGGAAACATTTGCTAGCCCGTGAGGCAGAGGCAGCTAGCTGGACCCAGAGACGGCAAATGTATGGGGCAGTAGCTGCTGCCGGAGGAGGAGCAGGAGCCAAGAGTAGAAGGGACATCATGATGATGAATAACCCTAATTGGCTTAATGCACCCACCATGGGTTTCCCTTCGATAACTAGTACTACACCTCCTCCCATGCATCACGCTCAGCACTACCACCAGTTGATCAGACCCTTACATGTGTGGGGTCACCCCACCATGGACCAATCCATGATGCACACGTGGCCGCCAAAGCATCATCTTCCCCACCATTTCCCATCTCCAGTACTACCACCTCCTCCACCAGCTCCTGCACATGCATGGCCTCCTGGTCCGCCACCTCCTCCAGACGCTTCGTACTGGCACCACCCTCACTCTCACCACCAGCGT CAGAGATTTCCCACCCCACCTGTCCCAGGCATTCCACCACATGCCATGTACAAAGTTGAACCTGCAGGCATTGCTGCCCCCACTCCACCACAATCTGGTCCTCACCTTCTTCTCGATTTTCATCCG TCAAAAGAAAGCATAGATGCAGCTATTGGAGACGTTTTATCGAAACCGTGGCTCCCTCTTCCTCTTGGCCTAAGACCTCCCGCTACCGATACTGTCATGGTGGAGCTACAACGACAGGGAGTTCAGAAATTTCCACCCTCCTGTGCTTGA
- the LOC126612180 gene encoding probable transcription factor GLK1 isoform X1, whose protein sequence is MLLLSPLREGHHHHQLKDEKQLGDDGDVESSFAFNGGNNTVLDFPEFSGGMGMGNLLDSIDFDDLFVGIHDGDVLPDLEMDSEILDFSVPAPADDINTKTTPPPPSKEEEEVADDYYNTTKTRTTSSKVEDQEEEDLHGHGEVAAAAVSITSTNNNSGLNQNYSSSSTTTTPDHRGDQEIVSKRDDINQIRAAHRPSSGSTRRKSADHKLATKSSPAAQSKKSHGKRKVKVDWTPELHRRFVQAVEQLGVDKAVPSRILELMGIDCLTRHNIASHLQKYRSHRKHLLAREAEAASWTQRRQMYGAVAAAGGGAGAKSRRDIMMMNNPNWLNAPTMGFPSITSTTPPPMHHAQHYHQLIRPLHVWGHPTMDQSMMHTWPPKHHLPHHFPSPVLPPPPPAPAHAWPPGPPPPPDASYWHHPHSHHQRALDSPTPGAPCFPRQQLVAPTQRFPTPPVPGIPPHAMYKVEPAGIAAPTPPQSGPHLLLDFHPSKESIDAAIGDVLSKPWLPLPLGLRPPATDTVMVELQRQGVQKFPPSCA, encoded by the exons ATGCTTCTTTTATCACCTTTGAGGGAgggtcatcatcatcatcagctCAAAGATGAAAAACAGTTAGGTGATGATGGTGACGTGGAGAGTAGTTTTGCTTTTAATGGCGGAAATAACACAGTGCTTGATTTCCCAGAGTTTTCGGGAGGAATGGGAATGGGGAATCTGCTGGATAGCATCGACTTCGATGACCTCTTCGTTGGCATCCATGACGGAGACGTCTTGCCGGATTTGGAGATGGACTCGGAAATACTTGACTTTTCAGTTCCAGCACCCGCCGACGATATCAACACAAaaacaacaccaccaccaccatccaaagaggaagaagaggttGCTGATGATTACTATAATACTACAAAGACTAGGACGACGTCGTCCAAAGTGGAAGaccaggaggaggaggatttGCATGGACATGGTGAGGTTGCTGCAGCCGCAGTTAGTATAACGAGTACTAATAATAATTCAGGGTTGAATCAGAATTACTCCAGCTCCAGTACTACTACTACTCCGGATCATCGAGGAGATCAAGAAATAGTGAGTAAAAGAGATGATATTAATCAAATTAGGGCAGCTCATCGTCCCTCCTCCGGATCCACCCGAAGAAAATCAGCTGACCACAAATTAGCAACAAAGTCTTCACCCGCAGCCCAATCCAAAAAGTCTCATGGGAAGCGAAAAGTTAAG GTGGATTGGACACCAGAACTGCACAGGAGGTTCGTGCAAGCAGTAGAGCAACTAGGGGTGGATAAGGCAGTCCCTTCTAGGATTCTAGAGCTTATGGGAATAGATTGTCTCACTCGCCACAATATTGCTAGCCACCTTCAA AAATATCGGTCGCATAGGAAACATTTGCTAGCCCGTGAGGCAGAGGCAGCTAGCTGGACCCAGAGACGGCAAATGTATGGGGCAGTAGCTGCTGCCGGAGGAGGAGCAGGAGCCAAGAGTAGAAGGGACATCATGATGATGAATAACCCTAATTGGCTTAATGCACCCACCATGGGTTTCCCTTCGATAACTAGTACTACACCTCCTCCCATGCATCACGCTCAGCACTACCACCAGTTGATCAGACCCTTACATGTGTGGGGTCACCCCACCATGGACCAATCCATGATGCACACGTGGCCGCCAAAGCATCATCTTCCCCACCATTTCCCATCTCCAGTACTACCACCTCCTCCACCAGCTCCTGCACATGCATGGCCTCCTGGTCCGCCACCTCCTCCAGACGCTTCGTACTGGCACCACCCTCACTCTCACCACCAGCGT GCTCTGGACTCACCAACTCCAGGAGCACCATGTTTTCCAAGGCAGCAGTTGGTTGCTCCGACG CAGAGATTTCCCACCCCACCTGTCCCAGGCATTCCACCACATGCCATGTACAAAGTTGAACCTGCAGGCATTGCTGCCCCCACTCCACCACAATCTGGTCCTCACCTTCTTCTCGATTTTCATCCG TCAAAAGAAAGCATAGATGCAGCTATTGGAGACGTTTTATCGAAACCGTGGCTCCCTCTTCCTCTTGGCCTAAGACCTCCCGCTACCGATACTGTCATGGTGGAGCTACAACGACAGGGAGTTCAGAAATTTCCACCCTCCTGTGCTTGA
- the LOC126612180 gene encoding probable transcription factor GLK1 isoform X4: protein MLLLSPLREGHHHHQLKDEKQLGDDGDVESSFAFNGGNNTVLDFPEFSGGMGMGNLLDSIDFDDLFVGIHDGDVLPDLEMDSEILDFSVPAPADDINTKTTPPPPSKEEEEVADDYYNTTKTRTTSSKVEDQEEEDLHGHGEVAAAAVSITSTNNNSGLNQNYSSSSTTTTPDHRGDQEIVSKRDDINQIRAAHRPSSGSTRRKSADHKLATKSSPAAQSKKSHGKRKVKKYRSHRKHLLAREAEAASWTQRRQMYGAVAAAGGGAGAKSRRDIMMMNNPNWLNAPTMGFPSITSTTPPPMHHAQHYHQLIRPLHVWGHPTMDQSMMHTWPPKHHLPHHFPSPVLPPPPPAPAHAWPPGPPPPPDASYWHHPHSHHQRALDSPTPGAPCFPRQQLVAPTQRFPTPPVPGIPPHAMYKVEPAGIAAPTPPQSGPHLLLDFHPSKESIDAAIGDVLSKPWLPLPLGLRPPATDTVMVELQRQGVQKFPPSCA, encoded by the exons ATGCTTCTTTTATCACCTTTGAGGGAgggtcatcatcatcatcagctCAAAGATGAAAAACAGTTAGGTGATGATGGTGACGTGGAGAGTAGTTTTGCTTTTAATGGCGGAAATAACACAGTGCTTGATTTCCCAGAGTTTTCGGGAGGAATGGGAATGGGGAATCTGCTGGATAGCATCGACTTCGATGACCTCTTCGTTGGCATCCATGACGGAGACGTCTTGCCGGATTTGGAGATGGACTCGGAAATACTTGACTTTTCAGTTCCAGCACCCGCCGACGATATCAACACAAaaacaacaccaccaccaccatccaaagaggaagaagaggttGCTGATGATTACTATAATACTACAAAGACTAGGACGACGTCGTCCAAAGTGGAAGaccaggaggaggaggatttGCATGGACATGGTGAGGTTGCTGCAGCCGCAGTTAGTATAACGAGTACTAATAATAATTCAGGGTTGAATCAGAATTACTCCAGCTCCAGTACTACTACTACTCCGGATCATCGAGGAGATCAAGAAATAGTGAGTAAAAGAGATGATATTAATCAAATTAGGGCAGCTCATCGTCCCTCCTCCGGATCCACCCGAAGAAAATCAGCTGACCACAAATTAGCAACAAAGTCTTCACCCGCAGCCCAATCCAAAAAGTCTCATGGGAAGCGAAAAGTTAAG AAATATCGGTCGCATAGGAAACATTTGCTAGCCCGTGAGGCAGAGGCAGCTAGCTGGACCCAGAGACGGCAAATGTATGGGGCAGTAGCTGCTGCCGGAGGAGGAGCAGGAGCCAAGAGTAGAAGGGACATCATGATGATGAATAACCCTAATTGGCTTAATGCACCCACCATGGGTTTCCCTTCGATAACTAGTACTACACCTCCTCCCATGCATCACGCTCAGCACTACCACCAGTTGATCAGACCCTTACATGTGTGGGGTCACCCCACCATGGACCAATCCATGATGCACACGTGGCCGCCAAAGCATCATCTTCCCCACCATTTCCCATCTCCAGTACTACCACCTCCTCCACCAGCTCCTGCACATGCATGGCCTCCTGGTCCGCCACCTCCTCCAGACGCTTCGTACTGGCACCACCCTCACTCTCACCACCAGCGT GCTCTGGACTCACCAACTCCAGGAGCACCATGTTTTCCAAGGCAGCAGTTGGTTGCTCCGACG CAGAGATTTCCCACCCCACCTGTCCCAGGCATTCCACCACATGCCATGTACAAAGTTGAACCTGCAGGCATTGCTGCCCCCACTCCACCACAATCTGGTCCTCACCTTCTTCTCGATTTTCATCCG TCAAAAGAAAGCATAGATGCAGCTATTGGAGACGTTTTATCGAAACCGTGGCTCCCTCTTCCTCTTGGCCTAAGACCTCCCGCTACCGATACTGTCATGGTGGAGCTACAACGACAGGGAGTTCAGAAATTTCCACCCTCCTGTGCTTGA
- the LOC126610334 gene encoding 26S proteasome non-ATPase regulatory subunit 2 homolog A-like, with translation MAPQDPNAPSGSGSGKRSEDSVKVPATDPKKKDDKKDEDLSEEDLELKNQLELYVERVQDTDPGVQKNALESMRQEIRTSTSSMTSVPKPLKYLRPHYGTLKTYYETMAESELKKYLADILSVLALTMAAEGERESLKYRLLGSEGDIGSWGHEYVRNLAGEIAQEFAKRQGEEAPIEELMELVQQIVAFHMKHNAEPEAVDLLMEVEDLDLLIEHVDKTNFKRTCLYLTSSARYLPGPDDVVVLDIAYTIYMKFEEYPNALQIALFLDNMQNIKNVFTSCDDLLRKKQFCYILARHGISFELDDEMVAEDDDREVLQDIINNTKLSEGYLTLARDIEVMEAKTPEDIYKAHLLDGRASAGASVDSARQNLAATFVNAFVNAGFGQDKLMTVPSDASSGGSSGNWLFKNKEHGKTSAAASLGMILLWDVDSGLAQIDKYFHSNDTHVIAGALLGVGIVNCGIKNDCDPALALLGEYIDREDPSIRIGAIMGLGIAYAGSQNEQIRSKLTPILNDAKAPLDVVAFTAISLGLVYVGSCNEEVAQAIIFALMDRSDSELGEPLARLIPLSLGLLYLGKQESVEATAEVSKTFNEKIRKHCDMTLLSCAYAGTGNVLKVQNLLGHCSQHLDKNETHQGPAVLGIAMISMAEELGVEMAIRSLEHLLQYGEQNIRRAVPLALGLLCISNPKVNVMDTLSRLSHDTDSEVAMAAVISLGLLGAGTNNARIAGMLRNLSSYYYKDASLLFCVRIAQGLVHLGKGLLTLNPYHSDRFLLSPTALAGIVTVLHACLDMKAIILGKYHYILYFITLAMQPRMLLTVDENLKPLSVPVRVGQAVDVVGQAGRPKTITGFQTHSTPVLLAAGDRAELATEKYIPLSPILEGFVILKENPDYREDN, from the exons ATGGCACCTCAAGATCCAAACGCCCCAAGCGGCAGCGGCTCCGGCAAGCGCAGTGAGGATTCCGTTAAAGTCCCCGCAACAGATcccaagaagaaagatgataagAAGGATGAGGATTTG TCTGAGGAGGATTTGGAGTTGAAGAACCAATTAGAGTTGTACGTCGAGAGGGTTCAGGATACTGATCCTGGTGTGCAGAAAAATGCTCTGGAGAGTATGAG GCAGGAAATCCGTACCTCAACTAGCTCCATGACTTCAGTTCCAAAGCCATTAAAGTATCTTCGCCCGCATTACGGAACTCTAAAAACTTACTATGAAACAATGGCAGAATCAGAGTTGAAG AAATACCTAGCAGatatattgtccgttttggcaCTCACCATGGCAGCTGAGGGAGAACGG GAAAGCTTGAAGTACAGATTGTTGGGTTCAGAGGGTGATATTGGTTCATGGGGACACGAATATGTCAG GAACTTAGCTGGAGAAATTGCTCAGGAGTTTGCTAAGCGACAG GGTGAAGAGGCCCCAATTGAAGAACTAATGGAACTAGTGCAGCAAATTGTTGCTTTTCACATGAAG CACAATGCTGAACCTGAAGCTGTCGACCTTTTAATGGAg GTTGAAGACCTTGATCTGTTAATTGAGCATGTTgataaaacaaattttaagaGGACCTGTCTCTACCTCACCAGTTCAGCAAG ATACCTTCCTGGACCAGATGATGTTGTAGTTCTGGATATTGCATACAcaatatatatgaaatttgaAGAATATCCAAATGCACTTCAGATTGCACTGTTCCTTGATAACATGCAG AATATAAAGAATGTCTTTACATCATGTGATGATCTGCTTCGTAAAAAGCAATTTTGCTACATCCTTGCTCGACAT GGTATTAGTTTTGAGCTTGATGATGAGATGGTTGCGGAGGATGATGACAGGGAAGTATTGCAGGACATTATCAACAATACTAAGCTAAGTGAAGGTTATCTTACTCTTGCTCGTGATATTGAGGTCATGGAGGCCAAAACTCCAGAGGATATCTACAAG GCACACTTACTTGATGGCCGTGCAAGTGCTGGTGCTAGTGTTGATTCAGCAAGACAGAACTTGGCTGCAACATTTGTTAACGCTTTTGTAAATGCTGGATTTGGTCAG GATAAGTTGATGACAGTCCCATCAGATGCCTCAAGTGGAGGCTCTTCAGGAAACTGGCTTTTCAAGAATAAAGAGCATGGGAAGACAAGTGCTGCAGCAAGTCTG GGTATGATTTTATTGTGGGATGTTGACTCTGGACTTGCCCAAATTGACAAGTACTTCCACAGCAACGATACCCATGTTATCGCTGGTGCATTATTAGGGGTTGGGATTGTTAATTGTGGTATCAAGAATGATTGTGATCCT GCGCTGGCACTTCTCGGCGAGTACATTGATAGAGAGGATCCATCTATCCGGATTGGTGCTATAATGGGCCTTGGGATTGCATATGCTGGTTCTCAGAACGAGCAG ATACGTAGTAAGCTGACTCCTATACTTAATGATGCAAAAGCCCCCCTTGACGTGGTCGCATTTACTGCAATCTCATTGGGGTTGGTATACGTTGGTTCCTGCAATGAAGAGGTTGCTCAGGCAATCATATTTGCACTAATGGACCGAAGTGACTCCGAGTTGGGGGAGCCCCTTGCTCGGTTGATTCCCCTCAGCCTTGGACTTCTGTACCTTGGGAAGCAG GAAAGTGTGGAGGCCACTGCCGAAGTTTCAAAGacatttaatgaaaaaataaGAAAGCATTGTGATATGACTTTGCTTTCTTGTGCTTATGCAGGAACAGGCAATGTTCTTAAG GTCCAAAACCTTCTCGGTCATTGTTCACAACATCTTGATAAGAATGAAACTCACCAGGGACCCGCAGTTCTTGGAATTGCTATGATATCAATGGCTGAAGAATTGGGAGTTGAAATGGCGATTCGTTCATTAGAGCATCTTTTACAGTACGGAGAACAAAATATACGTCGGGCAGTTCCATTGGCACTTGGTCTCCTTTGCATATCAAATCCAAAG GTCAACGTTATGGACACATTAAGCAGGCTTAGCCACGATACGGATTCAGAAGTAGCAATG GCTGCAGTGATTTCCTTAGGTTTGCTAGGTGCGGGAACCAACAACGCTAGAATAGCTGGCATGCTTCGCAATCTTTCAAGTTATTACTACAAAGATGCCAGCCTTCTTTTCTGT GTGCGAATTGCTCAAGGTCTTGTTCATTTAGGAAAGGGTTTGTTAACTCTGAATCCATACCATTCTGATCGCTTCTTGCTATCACC AACGGCACTTGCTGGAATCGTTACCGTGCTGCATGCATGTCTTGATATGAAAGCCATCATTCTGGGGAAATATCATTACATTCTCTACTTTATTACTTTGGCAATGCAG CCGAGAATGTTGTTGACTGTGGACGAGAATCTCAAACCGCTGTCAGTCCCTGTTCGAGTGGGACAAGCTGTTGATGTGGTTGGCCAGGCTGGTCGTCCCAAAACGATCACGGGTTTCCAGACCCACTCAACACCGGTTCTTCTTGCTGCGGGTGATAGAGCGGAGCTGGCTACTGAAAA GTATATCCCCCTGTCTCCCATCTTGGAAGGGTTCGTTATCCTGAAAGAGAATCCAGACTACAGAGAAGATAACTAG